From Cydia fagiglandana chromosome 6, ilCydFagi1.1, whole genome shotgun sequence, the proteins below share one genomic window:
- the LOC134665535 gene encoding 3-oxoacyl-[acyl-carrier-protein] reductase FabG-like, whose protein sequence is MSFTGKVAIVTGAGSGIGAVTAKELAREGAKVVLVDKNEENLQDVANDCGQYGKKPLIIKADVTKDDDVKHIVKETIENFNQLDILINNAGIGNRSTIFDENLMEQFDQVMNTNLRSMVHLTHLAAPYLIKTKGNIVNTSSVCALRLLKGKSLLAYSVSKAGVDHFTRCVALDLAPHGVRVNAVNPGPANTNLIKDKEMWTDCSAFKRLLEPEEIADVILFLASDKARSVTGSTYGCDNGALLI, encoded by the coding sequence ATGAGTTTCACTGGTAAAGTGGCTATCGTGACTGGTGCTGGCTCTGGGATAGGAGCTGTTACTGCCAAAGAACTTGCAAGAGAAGGCGCTAAGGTAGTCCTGGTAGATAAAAACGAAGAAAATCTTCAAGACGTTGCTAATGATTGCGGACAATATGGGAAGAAACCTCTCATCATTAAAGCAGATGTTACTAAAGACGATGATGTCAAACACATCGTAAAAGAAACTATCGAGAACTTCAATCAGTTAGATATACTGATCAATAATGCAGGTATTGGCAACAGATCAACCATATTCGATGAAAACCTTATGGAACAATTTGATCAAGTAATGAACACCAATCTGCGCTCCATGGTTCATTTGACGCACCTCGCCGCTCCTTATCTGATCAAGACTAAAGGTAACATCGTTAATACGTCGAGCGTCTGTGCTTTACGACTCCTTAAAGGGAAATCCCTCCTGGCATATTCTGTTTCAAAAGCAGGCGTTGATCACTTCACGCGCTGTGTAGCTTTGGATCTAGCTCCTCACGGTGTCAGAGTGAATGCTGTGAATCCTGGGCCTGCTAATACGAATTTAATCAAAGACAAAGAAATGTGGACGGACTGCAGTGCGTTCAAAAGGTTGTTGGAGCCTGAAGAGATAGCAGATGTGATTCTGTTCCTGGCCAGTGATAAGGCTAGGAGCGTTACTGGATCGACGTACGGTTGTGATAACGGGGCACTCTTGATATAA